TGCTGGCGGATCTCATCGAGGTGCTCTAGCGGGCGCGCCGGGAGAACTTGCGGCCGCTCGCCAGCTGGAGGAGGGATGCCCTCGCGGCTCAGCGCGGGCCTTGTGAGCCGGCTGGCCTGGTGAAGTCTGGCGCGACGAGTGAGCTTGATCATGGGTGCTGCTCCTTTCGAGGCGCCCTCTCGAACTCGAATGCGACGTGGTGGTGTTCGTCGAGGCGGAGCTTCGCTTTGAAAGGCTTACCGGCCTTGGAAGTGAAGCCCGCGATCGTCTTCCCTGTGATGCCGTGGTTGAGGAGCTCACGCACGATCTTGTCATTGAGGGCCTTCCCCGCGAGCTGCTTCCAGATGGTGAAGCCGCAGCCTTCCTTGTAGCGGCTGCAGCCCCAGCCTTTGGGGGTGGGGCGGACGGTACCCACCTTGCAGGCCGGGCACGTCCCAAGCGCGTGGGCGATCGCGGTGGGAGCGAGCGGTGTCCCGGCGAGGACCTCGATCACGAGCTCCCGGACGTAGGCGACGATCTCGGTCTCGAAGGGGGAGGCGTCGGCCTCGCCGTCCTCGATGGCCTTCAGGCGTTGCTCCCACTGCGCGGTGAGTAGGGGATCGCGGAGGGAGGCATGGACCTGGCCGATGATCGCGATGCCCTTGGGGGTGGGGAGGAGGGCCTTCTTCCTCCGCTCCACATACCCAACTTCCACCAGCCTCTCGAGGATGGCCGCCCGGGTGGCGGGTGTGCCGAGGCCCTGCTCCTTCATGAAGGCCGCGAGCTCGTCGTCTTCCACGAGCCGTCCGGCGGACTTCATGGCGTCGAGGATGGTCGCGTCCGTGTAAGGGCGTGGGGGCTTCGTCATCTTCGAGAGCAGGCGCTGGTCGCGCTTGGGCACAACCTGGCCGACGGTTAGAGGCGGCAGCGCCTGGTCATCCTTCGCGTCTTCCTTCTCTTCTTTGTCTTCCTTATCGTCCTTGTCCTGGTCGTGGGGGGAGGGTGCCTCCAGGATCGTCCAACCCGGCACCTTGAGGACGGAGCCGGTGGCGCGCAGCGTGTGCGCCTCCTGGCCGGGGGCGCCAAGGTCGAAGAGGGCGACGGTCTCGTCGGTGACCGAGGGGGGCAGGAAGATCGCGAGGAAACGCCGGGCGACGAGGTCCCAGACGTTCCGGAGCTCGGTAGGGAGGTTGGGCCCAGGGATCACGGTCGTGGAGATGATCGCGTGGTGGTCGGTGAGCTTGGTGTCGTCGACGTAGGCCTTGCCCGGGGGACCCTTGGCGAAGGCTTCCGCCGCCATGGCCGCGGCCTCGGGATAGTCGGCCCGGAGGGCAGTGACGTGGCCGGGGAGGTCCTTGACCATGTCGGTCGAGAGGTGGCGGCTCTCCGTCCGTGGGTAGGTGAGGTGCTTCCTCTCGTAGAGGTCCTGGGCGATCTCGAGGACGCGGGAGGCGGTCAGGCCCCAGCGGCGGTTCGCCTCCTTCTGGAGGCCGAGGAGGTTGAAGAGGGGCGGGGGGGAGGAGCGGACCTCCTTCGTCTCCACGGTGCGGACGGTCGCGGAGGGAAGAGGGGAGATCTCCTCGAGGATGGCCTTGGCCCGCGCGAGGTCGAGGATGCGGGGCTTTCCGTCAAGAAGGAGGCGTGCCCGAAACCCGGGCTCGAGGGTGACGTGGATCTCGGCGTAGGGCGTGGGCTTGAAGGCGCCGATCTCCTCCTGGCGCCTCACGAGGATGGCGAGGGTGGGGGTCTGGACGCGCCCGATCGTGCACTTGTCGTGGTTCAAGAGCGTGTAGGCGCGGGTGGCGTTCAGGCCCACGAGCCAGTCCGCGCAGGCCCGGGCCCGGGCCGCGGCGGCCAGTGGGTCAAAGCGAGCCCCCTCGTGGAGCGAGGCGAAGCCGGCGCGGATCGCGTCGTCGGTGAGGCTGCTGATCCAAAGCCGCCTGATGGGGGCTTTCGAGCCGGAGTGCTCGTAGATCAGGCGGAAGATGTGCTCTCCCTCCCGGCCGGCGTCGGTCGCCGCGATCACCTGGTCGGCCTCGCGGAGCATGCGTGAGACGGCGCGGAGGAGCCCCGCGGAGTCCTTCCGGGGGGCATAGCGCCATTCGCTGGGGATCATGGGGAGCGTGGTCGTGGACCAGCGCTCCCAGGCCGGGTTCATGGCCTCGGGGGCGGCGATCTCGAGAAGATGGCCGCGCGCCCACGTCACTGTGTAGCCGTTCCCCAGGTAGTGGGCTTCTTTCTTCTCGGTAGCGCCCAGGACGCGGGCGATGTCGGCGGCAACGGATGGCTTTTCAGCAAGAACGAGTTTCATGGTCCTTTCCTTTGTCGGGGAAGGCACCGGCCGCGGCCGGGTCCCCCCGGGCGTAGAGGCTTTCGAGCTCGTAGCGGTCGAGGTCGGGGTTGTAGGAGTGGACGCGGAGGATTTGCGCGAGGTAGCGGTGTCCTCCGCGGCGCTCGATGTGGACGAGGAAATGCAGCGCGGTCGAGATGTTGGCCTTGATGGCAGGGAAGGGCATCTGAACGCCCGACTCCAGGACGAGGGACGCGAAGCGGGCGAGGGCCCCTTGCGCGCTGTCCGCGTGGACGGTCGACATGGACCCGCTGTGGCCGGTGTTCAGGGCCTGGAGGAGGTCGTAGGCCGCTCCGTCGCGGATCTCGCCGACCACGATGCGGTCCGGCCGGTGCCGGAGGGCGGCCTTCAGGAGCTGGCGGATGGTCGTGCCCTCGTAGCCGGGCCGCGGGCGCTTCGCCTCGAAGCGGACGAGGTTGGGCTTGTCGATCCGGATCTCGGCCGTGTCCTCGATGATGAGGATGCGGTCGGTCTCGGGGATGGCGGCCGAGAGGATGTTGAGGATGGTGGTCTTGCCGGTGCCGGTCCCGCCGGAGATCAGGAGGTTCTCCCGGGCGGTGACCGCCCCGACGAGGATCTCCGCCGCCTGGGGGGTGATGGACCCCCGCTGCAGGAGGTCCTCCATCGTGAAGTGCTTGGCCGTGAAGCGGCGGATGGTGAGGGTGATGCCGTGGAGGGAGACGGGCTCGAGGACGGCCGCGACGCGGCTCCCGTCGTCGAGGCGGGCGTCCAAGATCGGCTGGGTCTCGGAGACGTCGTCGGAGAGGTGGCGGGCGATCGCCTTGGCCGCGGCGAGGAGCTGGGCCTGGGTCAGCCGGGCGTCGACCGGGACGAGCTCGCCTGCACGCTCGACGAACACGCGGCCGTCGCCGTTGATCATGACCTCGGAGATGGCGTCGTCGAAGAGGTAGGCCCGGACCGGCTTCAAGAAGGGCAGGATCAGGTGCCAGGAGGTCCCCTCGACGGGTGTGGGCTCGGGCATGGCTAGCACCTGGGGACGGGAATGAGGACTGGGCGGCCGTCCGGCTTGCCGGCGAGGCGGCAGTAGTAGCGCGGCGCGTCCTCGAGGTACTCGCCTAAGCCCGCCGCCTGGAGGGCGTCGTCGGTTAGGGCGGCGGCAAAGACGGTGGTGGCCGGGTCGGCAAGGTAGGGTCGAAGGAGGCCCAGCGTGACCTGGTCGATATTGTCGGCCTCGAGGATGAGAACTGCCGGACATTCTGGGCCCGTGACGTCCTGGACGGCCTGCAGAAAGGAGAGCCGCGCCAGGAGACGCGCTGGCCCGTCCGCCGGCCCGGCAGCTGCCGTCGGGACGTCATGGACGCAAAGGACCGTGGCTGAGGTCCTGGCGGCGAGCTTGTGGCCGACTTTACAGGCGACGGCGAGGCTTAGGGCCCGTTGCGGCCCGAGGAAAACGGCCCGTTGTGCCTTGTCGTCGGTCATGGGCTAGCCCTCGAGAAGGCCCTTCTCGTACTGGTCCCACCAGCTCATCTCCACGGGGAGCCAGTGGGGCTTCAAGTAGCAGTAGCAAGGCAGGATGGGGTTCACGCCGTCGAAGGCGAGGACGATGGCCTGGGCGTTCTTGAGACTGGTGAACGCCTTGACGGGGAAGCGCTCGAGCTGCCGGACCTGGTAGCTCTTGGAGGTCGAGACCGACGTCCTGCCGCCCGCCGTGCGGCCGTCCAGGAACGAGACCTTGGCGTCCTGGGACGACTCGGAGACGTTGTAGGTGGCCTGGAGGCGGTCTTCCTTCCCGCACAGCTTCACCGCGAACTCCGCAGTGACATCGTCGGCGGTGTTCAAGAAGATCTTGGTCCTGAACGTCTGGAGGAGGGTCTTGTAGGCGTCGTCGGAGGAGAGGGCGCTCTTCAGGGAGACGATCGACTGGGTGGCGACGATGCCGATGCACTTGGGCTGCCGCGAGAGGCTGAAGAAGTTCTGGTCCCCGGTGCCCGTCTCCCCGACGGTGGCGAAGTTCTGGTACTCGTCCACGCAGAAGACGGTCGGGCGGAAAACCCGGCCCTGCTCAGCTGCAGCCGCCGCGGCGGCCATCTTGGGGATGCGGAGGAGCACGGCGCGCTGGTAGTCGAGCTTCATGAGCGTGCCCACGGTCTTGGCGACAATCGGGTTGAGGGAGACGGGGAAGTTGAGGGCGACGACCTTGCCTTGCTCGATGAGGTCGGCGAAGGGGGGGAAGGGCTCTCCCAAGGCGTAACCGGAGTTCCGGGCGGGGTCGAAGGTCTCCTTGGGGGGGCAGAAGATGCGTTTGATGGTGGGGTTGGTGTCGAAGAGAGATAAGAACACGGAGATGCCCTCCACGATCGACGTTCTGAGCTTGACGTCGATGGCGCTCCAGTCGTACTTGAACCAGCGGTCGACGGCCTCGAACTGCGCCTGCCTCTCGGGATCGACTCCTTCCTGGCGGATGGTGGTGGTTGTGAAGGGAATCGAGGTCTTCTGGAGGTACTCGATGAGCTTGGGCGTGGCTGTCGCGCGGTAGCCCGTGTCCGCTTCGTCGAAGCCGTGGCTCGTGAGCTTGGCGGTGTGCTCCGCGAAGGCGTCCGCGCTGATGTCCGCGTACTCCACGACACCGTAGCGCTCGCGGCCGAGCTTGAGCTTGTCTTGCAGGAGGCCTGGGTTGATGGCGGCGTGGTAGACGTCGGTCAAAGTCACGTAGTCATGGACGAGGCGGTGCAGCAGCACCAGGAACTTCATGGTGTTGGTGGAGGCCATCGGCCAGAACGGGTCCTTTCCTTTGCCGTAGATGTTCGCGATGAGCGTGGTGATCGCGTAGGCGAGGGCGTCCTCGTCGAGGTCCTTGTTGGCGAGGGGGTTGTAGCGGTAGTGGGTGTCGAGCGAGATCTCGAGGTAGTCCTCCCCCCGGCCCACCGTCCGCAGCATGTCGCGGACCTGCTGGCAGAAGTCGCCTTTGACCTCGAGTACCAAGCCCCCGAGGCGCCGCTCGGGGTCATGGGCCGCGTAGCTGAAGAGCTGGAGCGCGACGGGCCGGATGAAGGTCGCGGTCTTGCCGGAGCCGATAGCGCCGAAGCACGCCATTCCGGTGTAGAGCCCCTTCTCGGGGAGGGTGATCCAGGTCGGGTTTGGTACACGCTTGCGCTCGGTAGGGTGATGGCGCTCGCCCAAGATTACGTAGAGGTCCTTGCGCTGGTCCGGTGGCTCGTAGGGGGGCAGCTCGCCGCCCGCGGAGGTGCCCCCTCCCCGATGAAGATGGACGAAGAAGAACGACAGCGCGGCCGAGTAGAGGATGAGCGGGGTTGTAAAGAAGAACAGCCGCACAGTCACGACGAAGAAGAGGTAGGCGGGGTAGGCCTTCACGCGCGCAAGGACGAGGAAGGGGTCGCCCTGCGGTATGGGATAGCGGAGGAAGAGGACGAGCCCCGTCCCCGCGGCCGCAATGGCAGCGAGAAAGAACTGCGACTCACGGACTCGTTCGAGCCAGGCGTGCATTCGGACTACCTTGTTTGGGGTTCCTTGTCCTTCTTCTTGCGAGACGCAGGCGGCACGCTCCCGTCGCCCCGCGTGCGGCTTACCGGGAAGGAACGGAGTTTCCGGTGATCGAGCTCGTCCGGGTGGGAGGCGAGGTAGGCGTCGAGCTCGGCTTTGTCGGCCTGGAGTAGCTGGGCGAGCGCCACCCTCACCACGGAGCTGAGACCGGCGTTGCAGAGCCTGGAGTACGCGATCGTGCGCAGGAGAAGGTCGTTGTCGAGGTGCGCCGAGAGCACGCGGGTGGCACCGCCGTGGACGTCGGGTGGAACGATAGGCATGGCTAGGCTCCTTTGACCGGATGCGGTCGTGTCATTTGGGGGTGGTGGGTCGTGTTGTTTGCACGGCTCCCGGCAGCCCCGAAGGGGTCCGCCAGGAGGGGCCGTGCACGGGGATTGGAGCGACCCCTGTGTCCAGGGGGCTTTGCCCCCCGGGGTCGCTCCAATCCCCGTTCCGTATCCGTGGCCATCTCGTGGGGGCCTTCGGTACGGTGCTGAGCGACGCTCCCGCAACGACTTAGGCAACTGGGAGGGAGGAAGGATGGGGGGAAGGAGGGGAGGAAGTGGCTGTTCTGCATGGCTTCCCCCCTAGAGCGCGAGCGAAGGTGCTTGGAACGTGGAAAGCCCGGCGCACCTTATAAGAGGGTCGGTCGCGGCCTTAGCCGAGTCCGGGTCCGGCGTTGAGGAACCCTTACGGTGCCATTGCTCGTAGAGGGTCCGGTACTTGGGGGCGTCGTAACGCTGCTTGAGGCGTGCCCGTTCCTCGAGATGGGACTTCCGGAGGGTTGCGAACTCCTTCCTCTCGACGCGCAGCTCCAGGTCGAAATACCGCAAAAGGTCGGGGTCGGCTGCGTCTGCTGCCTGCGCCGATGTAAGCGTCTCGCGGAAAACCCGCTCGGCCTCCGCCAGTTTGTG
The Vicinamibacteria bacterium DNA segment above includes these coding regions:
- a CDS encoding TraM recognition domain-containing protein, with translation MHAWLERVRESQFFLAAIAAAGTGLVLFLRYPIPQGDPFLVLARVKAYPAYLFFVVTVRLFFFTTPLILYSAALSFFFVHLHRGGGTSAGGELPPYEPPDQRKDLYVILGERHHPTERKRVPNPTWITLPEKGLYTGMACFGAIGSGKTATFIRPVALQLFSYAAHDPERRLGGLVLEVKGDFCQQVRDMLRTVGRGEDYLEISLDTHYRYNPLANKDLDEDALAYAITTLIANIYGKGKDPFWPMASTNTMKFLVLLHRLVHDYVTLTDVYHAAINPGLLQDKLKLGRERYGVVEYADISADAFAEHTAKLTSHGFDEADTGYRATATPKLIEYLQKTSIPFTTTTIRQEGVDPERQAQFEAVDRWFKYDWSAIDVKLRTSIVEGISVFLSLFDTNPTIKRIFCPPKETFDPARNSGYALGEPFPPFADLIEQGKVVALNFPVSLNPIVAKTVGTLMKLDYQRAVLLRIPKMAAAAAAAEQGRVFRPTVFCVDEYQNFATVGETGTGDQNFFSLSRQPKCIGIVATQSIVSLKSALSSDDAYKTLLQTFRTKIFLNTADDVTAEFAVKLCGKEDRLQATYNVSESSQDAKVSFLDGRTAGGRTSVSTSKSYQVRQLERFPVKAFTSLKNAQAIVLAFDGVNPILPCYCYLKPHWLPVEMSWWDQYEKGLLEG
- a CDS encoding DNA topoisomerase 3 — protein: MKLVLAEKPSVAADIARVLGATEKKEAHYLGNGYTVTWARGHLLEIAAPEAMNPAWERWSTTTLPMIPSEWRYAPRKDSAGLLRAVSRMLREADQVIAATDAGREGEHIFRLIYEHSGSKAPIRRLWISSLTDDAIRAGFASLHEGARFDPLAAAARARACADWLVGLNATRAYTLLNHDKCTIGRVQTPTLAILVRRQEEIGAFKPTPYAEIHVTLEPGFRARLLLDGKPRILDLARAKAILEEISPLPSATVRTVETKEVRSSPPPLFNLLGLQKEANRRWGLTASRVLEIAQDLYERKHLTYPRTESRHLSTDMVKDLPGHVTALRADYPEAAAMAAEAFAKGPPGKAYVDDTKLTDHHAIISTTVIPGPNLPTELRNVWDLVARRFLAIFLPPSVTDETVALFDLGAPGQEAHTLRATGSVLKVPGWTILEAPSPHDQDKDDKEDKEEKEDAKDDQALPPLTVGQVVPKRDQRLLSKMTKPPRPYTDATILDAMKSAGRLVEDDELAAFMKEQGLGTPATRAAILERLVEVGYVERRKKALLPTPKGIAIIGQVHASLRDPLLTAQWEQRLKAIEDGEADASPFETEIVAYVRELVIEVLAGTPLAPTAIAHALGTCPACKVGTVRPTPKGWGCSRYKEGCGFTIWKQLAGKALNDKIVRELLNHGITGKTIAGFTSKAGKPFKAKLRLDEHHHVAFEFERAPRKEQHP
- a CDS encoding ATPase, T2SS/T4P/T4SS family — protein: MPEPTPVEGTSWHLILPFLKPVRAYLFDDAISEVMINGDGRVFVERAGELVPVDARLTQAQLLAAAKAIARHLSDDVSETQPILDARLDDGSRVAAVLEPVSLHGITLTIRRFTAKHFTMEDLLQRGSITPQAAEILVGAVTARENLLISGGTGTGKTTILNILSAAIPETDRILIIEDTAEIRIDKPNLVRFEAKRPRPGYEGTTIRQLLKAALRHRPDRIVVGEIRDGAAYDLLQALNTGHSGSMSTVHADSAQGALARFASLVLESGVQMPFPAIKANISTALHFLVHIERRGGHRYLAQILRVHSYNPDLDRYELESLYARGDPAAAGAFPDKGKDHETRSC